A genomic window from Nitrospirota bacterium includes:
- a CDS encoding site-specific DNA-methyltransferase translates to MTVEKSTSARLNQIIQADCLKELSFFDDNSIDLTVFSPPYDGIRDYKNNWTFDFVELGRHLFRVTKDDGVAVVVIGDGTKNFAKSLTSFRLAVNWVDNIGWKLFESVIYKRDGNPGAWWNQRFRVDHEYILMFFKGDRPKSFHKEHLMVPSKHAGKIYSGTDRLTNGGFKKIEPKAVNPMKCRGTVWEYSTSNTEGNRLKLQHPATFPDKLASDLILCFSEPNDIVLDPMCGSGTTCVQAKLNNRQFVGIEISEEYCDIARKRLQIEAQANQVSMF, encoded by the coding sequence GTGACCGTAGAGAAATCCACTTCAGCCAGATTGAATCAAATTATCCAAGCCGATTGCCTCAAGGAACTTTCTTTCTTTGATGACAATTCGATAGACTTAACCGTATTCTCTCCCCCTTATGACGGTATTCGAGATTATAAAAATAATTGGACTTTTGACTTTGTTGAATTAGGCAGGCATCTTTTTAGAGTAACCAAAGATGACGGAGTGGCTGTCGTTGTGATTGGCGATGGAACAAAAAATTTTGCCAAATCGCTTACGTCTTTTCGGCTGGCTGTCAATTGGGTTGATAATATTGGCTGGAAACTCTTTGAGAGCGTCATTTATAAGCGTGATGGCAACCCTGGCGCATGGTGGAATCAGCGTTTTCGGGTTGACCACGAGTATATTTTGATGTTTTTCAAAGGAGACCGTCCAAAATCTTTTCACAAAGAACATCTGATGGTTCCCAGCAAACATGCTGGAAAAATCTATTCGGGGACGGATAGATTAACGAATGGCGGTTTCAAGAAAATTGAACCAAAGGCTGTAAACCCGATGAAATGTCGGGGAACAGTTTGGGAGTATTCTACAAGCAACACGGAAGGAAATCGGCTCAAACTTCAGCATCCAGCAACTTTTCCAGATAAATTAGCAAGCGATTTAATTTTATGTTTTTCAGAACCCAATGATATTGTGCTTGACCCCATGTGCGGAAGCGGCACAACCTGTGTGCAGGCAAAATTAAACAACAGGCAGTTTGTTGGAATTGAAATCAGTGAAGAATACTGTGACATTGCCCGAAAGCGCCTCCAAATTGAAGCGCAAGCCAATCAGGTTAGCATGTTTTAG